A part of Capsicum annuum cultivar UCD-10X-F1 chromosome 6, UCD10Xv1.1, whole genome shotgun sequence genomic DNA contains:
- the LOC107874285 gene encoding uncharacterized protein LOC107874285 yields the protein MTSGKNVSLVVSLPCSQTKLTKIKDRFEGKIPYGILTYGDIISFITTVGIDLCTDLKLKKQLKSDSASKYGLGTFCQDFGFANLSSPFSKKHRKKSYKSHRKSKPRKESSKKESYKSSRKTRRKSSKNKDVCWTCGKTGHRAKDCRSGNKNKLNQLGLSEETKEKIFSIVEDSSDSSYTSSSSSDDYSDEEFINTAYESD from the coding sequence atgacttctggaaagaacgtttcattagtggtctccctccCCTGTTCGCAGACAAAGTtaaccaaaatcaaagatagGTTTGAAGGAAAAATCCCTTACGGAATTTTAACTTATGGAGACATCATAAGCTTCATTACCACCGTAGGGATAGACCTCTGCACAGATCTAAAacttaagaagcaacttaagagTGACAGTGCTTCCAAATATGGGTTAGGAACCTTCTGTCAAGATTTTGGATTTGCTAACCTTTCTTCTCCATTTAGTAAGAAACATAGGAAAAAATCCTATAAGTCTCATAGAAAGTCCAAACCTAGAAAAGAGTCCTCAAAAAAGGAGTCTTATAAATCTAGTAGAAAAACTAGGAGAAAATCCTCTAAAAATAAGGATGTTTGCTGGACTTGTGGTAAAACTGGCCATAGAGCTAAAGATTGTAGATCTGGCAATAAGAATAAGCTCAACCAATTAGGTCTCTCTGAAGAAACCAAAGAGAAAATATTCTCTATAGTGGAAGACTCTTCAGACTCTTCTTACACTTCCAGCTCTTCTAGTGACGATTATAGTGATGAAGAATTTATCAACACCGCATATGAATCCGATTGA